The Procambarus clarkii isolate CNS0578487 chromosome 39, FALCON_Pclarkii_2.0, whole genome shotgun sequence genome window below encodes:
- the LOC138372691 gene encoding uncharacterized protein: MYLLSTCNIHLPSTCNIHLPSTCNIHLPSTCNIHLPSTCHPPAIHLPSTCYIHLQHPPTIHLPSTCNIHLPFTCNIHLQYPPATSTCNIHLPSTCHPPAIHLPSTYHPPTRPPATSTYHPPTIHLQHPPATSTCHPPAMATFTPKV, encoded by the coding sequence ATGTACCTGCTATCTACCTGCAACATCCACCTGCCATCCACTTGCAACATCCACCTGCCATCCACTTGCAACATCCACCTGCCATCCACTTGCAACATCCACCTGCCATCCACCTGCCATCCACCTGCCATCCACCTACCATCCACCTGCTACATCCACCTGCAACATCCACCTACCATCCACCTACCATCCACCTGCAACATCCACCTGCCATTCACctgcaacatccacctgcaatatccacctgcaacatccacctgcaacatCCACCTGCCATCCACCTGCCATCCACCTGCCATCCACCTGCCATCCACCTACCATCCACCTACTCGTCCACCTGCAACATCCACCTACCATCCACCTACCATCCACctgcaacatccacctgcaacatCCACCTGCCATCCACCTGCCATGGCAACCTTTACGCCCAAAGTCTAG